Proteins encoded by one window of Lepidochelys kempii isolate rLepKem1 unplaced genomic scaffold, rLepKem1.hap2 scaffold_201, whole genome shotgun sequence:
- the CDH24 gene encoding LOW QUALITY PROTEIN: cadherin-24 (The sequence of the model RefSeq protein was modified relative to this genomic sequence to represent the inferred CDS: inserted 10 bases in 7 codons; deleted 4 bases in 3 codons; substituted 1 base at 1 genomic stop codon): MPSILGLLLTWXGGYGCAGCLGPPWPGSRGAPTQGWERPLLRSRRSWVWNQFLVIEEYAGPEPVLIGRLHSDVDRGKGRIKYVLTGEGAGTVFVIDERTGNVLVTKTLDXEEKAQYTLLAQAVAQASNRPLEPPSEFIIKVQDINDHPPVCPRGPCHATAPEMSSVGTSVIQVTAQDAHDPSYGNGSKLVHMVLEGLPFFSVDPQTGVVRTAIPNMDREAQAELLVVIQAKDLGGHAGGLLGSVTVTLSDVNDRPPAPPAGSYQFSVLETLLPGSPVGRLRAHHPDEGXNARLLDGDGPFAISTDPLGLDPRAGLLTLSQPLDFEQRPAYTLGVEAANTQVDPLYIRQGPFKDVATVHVAMEDAAEPPAFARPSYQLGVPEDSPPGTVVGKITAFNLDMPSSAIXYSILPHSDPGRYFSISPQDGTLRTALPLDRETLAWHNLTLVATELDSPARAAPVPLAVHALDVNDNVPQLAPGSEPFICHGTAPGQLIQTIWARDRDDGGXGSRVTIRSPPGLGPPNITVWDNEGESGPPAPPLPLLPQPPMLSPSPSPPLCQPRLIPALLTSASCPPSFPPCCPLSPAFPRSPHFPTPPLAPHAVPLPLPLCSPPLPQPRHFPTPPPTPSLTLCVSPHMVQPLSCSRPCGCPPQVGPPLLVPLELVDGGRPPDGHPHPDAEHLPVPPAGSLRSCQPPSLPVPPPLPEPPRAQRCCPAGHPGLRHQPARRWQGSWPGGAPRGGARAAPAEEGEVRENISSYXGGEADTQAFDMAALQRPPAPDSPGPPARLAARLGRADADPRXPPHDSLQVYGYDGGDTSCGSLSPLGSSXGGSAGEGGDPGEWGPLFCTVAELYGGQEGPA; encoded by the exons ATGCCCAGcatcctggggctcctgctgacCT CTGGGGGCTATGGCTGCGCCGGATGCCTGGGTCCCCCCTGGCCGGGCTCCCGGGGGGCCccaacccagggctgggagcgccccctgctgagatCTCGACGTAGCTGGGTCTGGAACCAATTCTTGGTCATCGAGGAGTATGCCGGCCCCGAGCCTGTCCTCATCGGCAGG ctgcacTCGGACGTGGACCGGGGCAAGGGGCGGATCAAGTATGTGCTCACGGGCGAAGGGGCCGGGACGGTGTTTGTGATCGACGAGCGGACGGGGAACGTGCTCGTGACCAAGACCCTGGA CGAGGAAAAGGCCCAATACACGCTGCTGGCCCAGGCCGTGGCCCAGGCCTCAAACCGGCCCCTGGAGCCGCCCTCCGAGTTCATCATCAAAGTGCAGGACATCAACGACCACCCGCCCGTCTGCCCGCGCGGCCCCTGCCATGCCACTGCGCCCGAGATGAGCAGCGTGG GGACATCCGTGATCCAGGTGACGGCCCAGGACGCCCATGACCCGAGCTATGGGAATGGCTCCAAGCTGGTGCACATGGTGCTGGAGGGGCTGCCCTTCTTCTCCGTCGACCCCCAGACCG GCGTGGTGCGCACCGCGATCCCCAACATGGACCGGGAGGCACAGGCCGAGCTGCTGGTGGTGATCCAGGCCAAGGACTTGGGGGGCCACGCCGGGGGGCTGTTGGGGAGTGTCACTGTCACCCTGAGCGACGTCAATGACC GACCCCCGGCCCCCCCGGCAGGTTCTTACCAGTTCTCGGTGCTGGAGACGCTGCTGCCTGGCTCCCCCGTGGGGCGGCTCCGGGCCCACCATCCGGACGAGGG CAACGCGAGGCTGCTGGACGGGGATGGGCCCTTCGCCATCAGCACCGACCCGCTGGGC CTGGACCCCCGGGCCGGCCTCCTCACCCTCAGCCAG CCGCTGGACTTCGAGCAGCGCCCAGCATACACCCTGGGGGTGGAGGCGGCCAACACGCAGGTTGACCCACTGTACATCCGCCAGGGGCCCTTCAAGGACGTGGCCACCGTGCATGTGGCCATGGAGGACGCAGCCGAGCCCCCAGCCTTCGCCCGGCCCAGCTACCAGCTGGGTGTGCCCGAGGACAGC CCCCCTGGCACCGTGGTGGGGAAGATCACAGCCTTCAACCTGGACATGCCCAGCAGCGCCATCTG ATACTCCATCCTGCCCCACTCAGACCCCGGGCGGTATTTCAGCATCAGCCCCCAGGACGGGACCCTCCGCACGGCCCTGCCCCTCGACAGGGAGACGCTGGCCTGGCACAACCTAACTCTGGTGGCCACTGAACTAG ACAGCCCGGCGCGGGCTGCGCCCGTCCCTCTGGCTGTGCACGCCCTGGACGTGAACGACAACGTGCCCCAGCTGGCACCAGGGAGCGAGCCCTTCATCTGTCACGGCACAGCGCCAGGCCAG CTGATCCAGACCATCTGGGCGCGGGACCGGGACGACGGTG GCGGGAGTCGGGTGACAATTCGCTCCCCCCCGGGGCTGGGGCCCCCCAACATCACTGTGTGGGACAATGAGGGTGAGAgtggcccccctgcccccccacttcccctcctcccccagccccccatgctgtccccctccccctccccacccctctgccagCCCCGCCTCATTCCTGCGCTCCTCACCTCTGCTAGCTgccccccctctttccccccatgCTGTCCTCTGTCCCCGGCCTTCCCAAGgtccccccacttccccactcctcccctggccccccacgctgtccccctcccccttcccctctgctcaccacccctcccccagcctcgccacttccccacccctcccccaaccccctcactTACTCTCTGCGTCTCCCCCCACATGGTTCAGCCGCTCTCCTGCTCCAGGCCCTGTGGCTGCCCCCCCCAGGTGGGTCcccccctgctggtgcccctggaGCTGGTGGATGGGGGACGTCCCCCCGATGGGCACCCCCACCCTGACGCTGAGCATCTGCCAGTCCCCCCCGCAGGCAGCCTGCGCTCCTGCCAGCCCCCCTCGCTGCCCGTGCCCCCCCCACTGCCCGAGCCCCCCCGGGCTCAGCgctgctgccctgctggccatcctgggcTGCGGCACCAGCCTGCTCGG cgctggCAGGGCTCCTGGCCCGGGGGCGCCCCAAGGGGGGGGGCGCGGGCAGCGCCGGCGGAGGAGGGCGAGGTGCGCGAAAACATCAGCAGCTA GGGGGGCGAGGCCGACACCCAGGCCTTCGACATGGCTGCCCTGCAGCGTCCACCCGCCCCGGACTCC CCTGGCCCCCCCGCCCGCCTTGCCGCCCGCCTGGGACGGGCCGACGCCGACCCCC GCCCCCCCCACGACTCGCTGCAGGTCTACGGCTACGACGGGGGGGACACGTCCTGCGGCAGCCTCAGCCCCCTGGGCTCCT TGGGGGGCagcgcgggggaggggggtgacccTGGTGAGTGGGGGCCCCTCTTTTGCACTGTGGCCGAGCTCTATGGGGGCCAAGAGGGGCCCGCCTGA